Within Lagopus muta isolate bLagMut1 chromosome 1, bLagMut1 primary, whole genome shotgun sequence, the genomic segment CAAGAAGAGCATCCAGAAACTTGAATTCAAGTCTAATACTAAAGACATGTCtgccacaaaagaaaaaaaagttactcctaaaaaaaaaaagaaaagaaaaatccccaCATGCTCCATCTTTCTTCTGTTGAAATGGTTGACAGATTCATAACAAAGTCAAAATCTGTTTACACACAAAGCAACTGAAATCTGTGATGACAACCTTAAGAAGCAATTACTAACTTGAGTTCACTTGCAACATTCTTTGCAACTGTTTGTATATTACGTACAATCATGGATAACTCACCTTTCCTTGCCTTTTCAattgatttcagtttttcctttgcttgatAAACAGCTGTGGCCTAAttgtgggaagaaaagaaacaacactaAGCCAAAACTTCAGTACATCCTTCATTTGTATCCTTCTGTCTTAAGTCCTCTATGAAGAAACCCTTGCGTGTAACTGCATTTTAAGAGAAACTGCTCAGGGGACtcttcaaaataaacagaaacaaagtagattttgaagaaaattatcAATACAAAGTAACTGAACGACATAATAAAGAAGTAGTGTTactggggggggaaaaaaaagacaacaaatcaACCAACACTAAAGCTCTCACAaagttttaaacatttaaatcttCTCTGACACAAAACTGCTTTCTCCAAAACGACTTTCTGTTCCCCCTGCTAGCAGATGCTCAGAAGCAAAGACATCCTCATGAACTCACCAGTATGTGCTCTGCTTCTTTCAgttgcttctgcagctgctgaatgtCATTATCTCTCTTTTCTACTACCTTTtctaaaagctgcatttcatgGTGGATTTTCCCCTGATCAACTGCCAACTTCATTAGCTCTTGAAACTCTCCATCTCTCTGAATCAGCAGCTCCAGGATCTGTTGGGCAAGAGTTTTGTAGAACTTTTAATTAGCTCAAGTAACAACACACCCTCCATCACACTGCAAAAAGCAACTGATACCCACAAGAGTATTAATTCTTGCTCAGCTTGCAGAAACAGCCTATGAAGCAAGAAACCAATGAACAAGCAATCAAAAACATGAAACCAAGAATGCTTTTTCAGTGATGCCAAAGCTTCACCATCATCATTAGTCCAAGtacaaagggagaaaataagaaGACATAGTGTTTATCTGCACAAAGAATGACAACTAAGAAAGTCAGTTTACCTGGCTCTCTTCTCCTGGTTGTGGAAGCTTCTGGTTTCTTGAAATTGCCAAAATTTCAATTAGTTCcctgaaaggaaaacactaTTTATGCAACTTTCTAAGCTATTATTTGTAAGTCACATCAAATCTTCCCCAACTGAGTATTTATATCATTAAAGCATTCATGTACTCaagtattttacagttttaCGTAATAGTGTTGACAGGGATTTCACAACTACAATTCTGTAAATAGTTTCATGACTGCAGCATGATTTCATTTTAGTTCTTTGAGCTCATGAAGTGTTCATGTGTATTTGTACTTAAAAAGAGCTAAGTTCTTGTCCAACTACATTAGACACAAGCTGAAACTGAGAGCAAACAGCACaattaaatgcatttgtatCCTGTTTCTAACCACCTTTGTTCCATGAGAGGATGAAAGTCGAATTGActacattatttttgttctctattgctccatatttttttatttttctttttatttactaCAGAGCAAATTTCACACTCAGTTTACAGCAACTAAGTCTATGTGTTCACATACCTGGAGTTTGTTGTAAGACCACTTCTATAAAAGCAAGTATTTTCACAATGGTGTATCAGCTGTGCACTGAACACACATGAATACTGAAAAACTAATATTCTGGGGATAGGTTAGAAGAGCTTCTCAAACAAACCTCTTGATCTTGCTTCCAAGTACACATTTACTTTTCCACCATCATGTAGAGCCATCAAGAACCTCAAATGAAACTCCCTAAATAAGACCGTGCTGCAAAAAGgccatacattttttttcctatacatCTGGCAAACACTTTTGGTTTTTCAGGCTATTAACATAAGTTCAGTGCTGCACATGAGTAACCACTTATCCAAAGTAGGGTCCTTGGAATGGTACTGGCACGCTCTTTAGTCTGGTGCAAGCAGCTCAAGAGAGATGTCCACTAATACAGTAGTGGAGCCAGAAccttaaaacaacaacaggTTCTTTTCTAAAAGCTTGAAAAAGCCCCTGATCAGTAAAGCTATAAACAGCATCTTGAAACATGGGAGCAatgaagtcaccatccctgaaggtgctcaagaaacatacggctgtggcactgagggacatggttagtgggtaTGGTAGGGATggggtgatggttggactagatgatcctgaATGGTGAGAAGAGCCCCATAAGTGCAAgtaaaaggcaagaaggcttcacagtgactgagaataaggggggtgaaggggaaTAATTATAGTTTacagaagcaagaatgtagagcttgttagaaaataagggatggcagacacCGGGTCTGTGATagtgagggggatgaaggccataCAGATAAggtttgagaacagcccgaggacatttggcagggaggtgattagatgtccacagggcaagaagaaacaaGCTTGGGGGGATGCCCCCCCAAAAGGCCAGCAGTTTACAGCGAGAAAGGCATTCCTTGTGAAGGTTTCTgacaacaaatcttcatcccacAACCTCCTATGCACGCACAAGAGGGGAGGGTCTGCGTGCTAATGAACTCTCGGGGGCTATAATGAATATGTATCCAAATTCCAGGGAAACTACTGATTATGTATTAGCTTGGCCTATATCTGTAGCACAATTTTTCTTGACGGTGTGCAAGTTAGGTGGATCTATTCCCCCTGCACCTGgtgtctgtgcagcactgagtaAATCATACCTGCTTTGCAATCAAACTCTGTAACCAAAGTAAGATTTCGCATGTCAATCCTAgagttttttccaaccttaataacattttctgtgaCTAAAATAATTCAAAGCTATTAGTGAATACTGAAACTTGCTATTACTGAAATATTGCCATACCTGACCAACACTGATCACTAGCAAACTATCTGCTGTAAGTAGGTCAGCTAACATCACTGACACTGATGTTGGGGAGGGCTGTAATTTGGCCCTGTGTTAGCACAAGGGACGCAGGTTAGACATGTTACAGACCATGTGTCCCCTACCACCCAAGCCAGTTACATTGATCACGAAAGGCCCAGCCCCATGGTACTGCTGATCACTAACATATTGCTGACGTGCTTTGGGTTCActattgtagaatcacagaattgtaggggctggaagggacctccagagatcatcgagtccaacccccctgccaaagcaggttccctacaccaggtcgcacaagcaggtgtccaggtgggtcttgaacatctccagagaaggagactccacagcctccctgggcagcctgttccagtgctccgtcacctcactgtaaagaagttcttacacacatttgtgcggaacttcctatgctgcagtttccggccgtttccccttgtcctgtctccacacactgctgaaaagagtctgacctcaccactctgccccccacaccttagatatttgtagacctggatcaggtcccctctcagtcttcttttctcaaggccaaacagacccagttcactcagcctttcctcataggagagatgctccaggcccctcaccatctttgtggccctccgctggactctttccaagagatccctgtcttttttgtggagtactggacacagtactccagatgaggtcttaccagggcagagtagaggaggaggatcacctccctctcacCAGCTGGCCACGCTcattttaatgcaccccagaatgccactggcctttttggtcacaagggcacactgctggctcatggccaacctgtcgtccatCAGGACACCAGGTCCTGGTCcaggaaaagacctgtaagTATATTCAGTCCAATCATcagcccattcccaccatgcccactaaccatgtccctcagtgtcacatccacacagttcctGAACAAATGCAGGGAtgggtgactccaccacctccctgggcagcctgctccaatgcGTCACCACtgtttctgggaagaaattcttcctaatattcaatctgaacttcccctggAACAACTTGAGGCCGTTACCTCTAATGGTAGACTATCAGAtccaaaatgaaaaggaaaaataagaagaaaaaaaaaaaaaagaaaccacctAAAATCTAAACGGACACGAGAAGAGCAACAGCTGCGCTTGTTTTCTGTGCCCTACCTGTGGCAGTCAGTGAGCCACACGGCAGGTTGGCAGTGAGTAATACGAGGCCCACGAGCCGTTCGGAAGACAGACAGCACAGATAGCAGCCGGCACAGCGGGCAGCGAGGAACAAAGCTCCGAGCACAAGAAGCACCGCCGCAGCTCTCGCAGCCCCCCGCTGCAGCCGGGCTCCCCACCCTCAGCCGGCGGGCGGCTGCACCCCACGCGCGCGCTCGGCCCCAGGCCGCCGTTCTCCTCTCGGCCCCAATCCCCGGGCCCTCGCTCGCCGTCCCCGCCGGCGGCTCGGTACCGAGCGGCGCCCATCCCATCGACTACCTGGCCAGGAGTTCGAGATCCTCCAGCGCCGCCAGCAGCCGTTCCCGGGTGCTGCTCCGCTCCCCACCTCCCCCGGCCGCCGCTGCCGCAGCCGCCATCACGCTCGCGGACCGCCCCCACCTCATCCAGCCCCGCACGGGCGGCAGACAGCGCCTCCAGCGGCTGAGGGGCAGCGACCGAGAGCGCATGCGTGCTGCGATCCGCCGGGCAGGAGGCGGGAAGCGGCGGAGGGGTAACGGCCGCCCTGAGGGTGGGGCGCGGGAGCCGCGGTGTGGGGGGATGGAGGTTACGTTTCGCCCCGGTGGGGCTCGATGTGGGCTTGTGAACGCCCTCTCCTGGAGCTGGTTCGTTACACACGGAACTGTGCTTAGAACCGTAGAATCGTTACAGTTGGAGTCTTGTTAAgttcatccagtccaaccatcagcccatgccACCGTGCCcgctgaccacgtccctcagtgccacatccgcACGGtttttgagcacctccagggacgatgCCTgcacacctccctgggcagcctgttccaatgcctcaccagtCGTTCTGAGCAGAAACGTTTCCTAACACCcaccctgagcctcctctgctgCAACATTCCCTCTCATTGCTGGGAGAGGAAGCCAATCCCCACATCACTGCAATCAGCTCATTGCTGGTTTTGAGTGCATTTCGTATTCCTGGATTTCCTTAAAAGAACCTCTAAATGGGATTCAGACCTACTCTAACGATCtagaaaacaaatgatgaaGAAAGGGCATACGACTGAATCACATCATTTTGTACTCAGTGTCTGAGGGTGCTGATGTCTGAAAATCCTTGAGGTGGCTTTATCAGGTAAGTGATTTATTATCACTCATCAGCCAGGAAAGTGGCTGAAGAAAGTTAAGAGCGAAGCTGAAAATGTGACAGCAGTCCAACCTGTTAGTGGTACGGAGCCAGGATCACCTCTCACCTTCGTGTCCCGCAAGCACCAGGACCTCATAGCTGTCAAGGAAACATGAGCAGCCCAATGTGCCAAGGCAAGGCATGCAGGCTTGCCGGtggcagctgacagcagctctgcatcatTACAGAGGTCTGCCTGTGATGATGGGGCAGCTAACATGCAAGTCCCGCCCTTTGTCCTGCCAGCAGTTGAgctagaattaaaaaatactgagatTTTGGGTtatgtttttgggtttttttaagtgTTGCTGTAATTTGGGTGGTTCTGTAAACAGGCCTCTGGCTCCGGGTGGGGTCACAAAGGAAGCCAGAGTGAAGCCAGTGGAATTTTTTACATTCATGAAACTTTTGGTAATACGAAGAGATCAGGACAGAAGGTGGAGGCAGATGAGGAGTGAAAACAAATCTAGGGTCGGGGTTTATGGCTGGGGTGAGGACTTAGGCAGAAGGCAGGGTGTCCTCAGCCTCCACATTGTTCTCTTGCCggcaggcagctgcagaacCCGCCAGCAAGCTGTGATTCACTTCTCTCTTCATTAGAGAAAGCTTCAGATGAATGATAACGTCTCTGGCTGTTCTGGTACTTACGCTGATTATCTTTTTACCTTCTGTAATAAGCACGTCCCTGAAAAATTtacacttattaaaaaaatgaaaggcgAGAAACTCATTAATCAATGATTCTTTGAATTGTGGTTTAAATAAACAATTCAGCGTTATGAGATTCATGATGAAGTAGTGAGATTTGGCAACCCTGAGATGAAGATAACTGCCAACAAGAGTTATTCAAAATTCATTTGCGATGTACAACAACCCTCAGAGTCCTGATTGTAGTTTGGGAATTCTCTTTAAGCTACATAGCAGATAAAATCTCATCAAATAGTTCTACTCTCTAAATaactttttcttgctcttttttttgttccctagtatttcactgtttttgttcaGGGAAAGATGTAATCAGCGATGCTGTCTGGTTGTGCATCCACTTCACTGATTTGTTAGAGTGTCAGTATGGGTgcatgaacagaaagaaaacagcaacttcagaaaataaagcaatccttctgctaaatcattttcttcttcacattCATTTTGACATCTGAATTATTTGGACCTGATGTATTTCTAACACATTTCAGGGCCATGATGCTAGAGTTAAAACTTATAGCATTAATTGGATGCCCAAACTTGACAGGCCAAGGGCATAGGAGGTTCCCGCAAGCTATCTTTCCCTCCTTGCATCCAGGAGCCAGTTACCTCCATCCCTTTTGATAACAGTACATCTATGAGCCAGGCCAGTGCCACCAGGCTTTCTCTGGAGCAGCCACCCTCCCCCCCTCACTTCCCATGCTGCTGACCCTCCTCTAAGCAGCATGttcatcttgctttttttctggtgtctgatcctttccctctccttgcAGGTTCCCAGGCAAAGGCTGAACTTGAGATCCTGCCTCTACGTGGGAGGACGGGCTGAGGCCAGAGGCATTGAGAAATGCCTGCCTGTGTTAAAACAGAGAGAGTCATTCAGACTGTGGCAAAGGGGTCACCTCCTTCTGGACAAAGGGGAAAGCTGGGTTAAATGGGCTTGCACCCTAAACTTGCCCCATGGCCCACTTGTTTAACACTAAGTGGACGATTTGCTGAATAGACTTCTGAAACAGGCACACGAAACAACAGAGCATCTGTTTTCCCAGTGTAGGTTCCTCTGTTTCCTCAGTTCTTCAGTGCTTTTGGATTTCTTTCCCCTGAGTAAACTTTTTTTCATAGTTGTGTTGGTATTGAGCCAGATCTGCTCCTTTAAAGCCTGATGCATTTCCCAAATAGCTAAGCATCATTCCCTATTTTTCCTCAGTAGTCTGAGAAGATTTTAATTGTGTGGCCATGAAGATAGCTTTCCATGCACAGTGAGTTTATTAGACATGTCAGAGCTCCTTGATTTCAGATAGTCTTTTCAATGGTATATTGTGCGTATTATTAACAAGCTGTTAACACAAGCGAAGCTTTTTTTATATCCTGTTTAGctgagtcttctcttttccagaatgGGAAATGATGATCTGCAGAGCAAAATGACtttgatagaatcatagaatcacagaatggcctgggttgaaaaggaccacaatgatcatctattttcaacccccatgctatgtgcagggttgccaaccactagaccaggctgacCCAAGACCAGCTGAGCTGATCTCATCATTCACCAGCTCTGAGAAGCAGCAATGTTGCTCACTCATCTCTCATACGTAGATTTTCACCCTCCCTTAGATCCTCTTCGGTGTTTGTTGTCTGCTTCCACGAGCTACTTCAACTCACTAACAAGACCAAAAACTAATTTTGGTGATGGTCATggtgaatattttttcttctgagttagAGAGTGAAACCTGCTCTTGGGCACATAGtcaggagcaggaggaagatgTTCCTGTAAATATTATGTCACCCAACTTCATCTAGTGAAACCATGCCCTCAGTGCATGATTTTGTGTTTCAAGCAATTTGGTATGGCTGTGAGCTAATGCTGAAAAGTGCAGTCTCCCCCATCTCTCCTTGGCCATGCACTCTATCTCATTCCTCTTTACATAACTGAGAGCACACAATGAATCAGGTGAGCAAACAGATCCAACAGAAAAGTTTCATTTTTGCTGGTTCACTTGCCTTGTGTCAGATGAGCTTGCTGAAGTAATTGGCTTCATTGTAGCCGTTGCTTGCTCACTAGACACAAGGGCAGATGTGGacaggggaaggaaagagggatGCATCCCTTATGCACATTCAAGTGAAATTTCAGCCTATCATTCCTCTGatgcaaagatttttcttccaggatACTGCTGGTATTTCTTAACCTCTGCTGTTATTACCTCACTGTACGTGAACTAGAGGGTCACTGTAATTTAGAAGCTGGACTTTAGAGAGCTGCAGAAGAACCCAAAGCAGATATACGCTTCAATTTCAGTCTGCAGCTTTTCCAGGTCACAGTGCTCTTCAgcagttttcttatttatacGTTACAGACACTAAGCATCAATTGTTCAAGTGGTGTTTGGTGTACCACACCTTAaaataaaagtggaaaataTTGATGACATTAGACACAGAACTCCTGAGGGCTCTCAGGTGTCTGACCGTATGTAATAAAACAGTACAATAAAAAGGCAGCAGGGCAATCAAAGAGAGCAAGGACAGAACAAACCCTCATATCCACTTCCCCTagataatgtaaaaataaaatcctttctgTCAAATATCAcctaaaatagaaattaaactTCTTGAGCATTGCTTGGGAGGACGCCACCGCTGTACTTTGGcctgtggagaagaaaataatcatcCCTTATTTGTCAAGCTGTTTACATCATTAATATCTTTAATGCCTCTGTTAAACCGTCAATTTCTTAttgctattttaaaagaaatctttacTTCCCTGCTCACTTCTGTTGGATAGAGATTGTAGACTGATgagatgggagaagaaaaaaagtggttttGCTTAGCCAGTGTAATTCTAAAACAGGCTAAATATAGGGTAAAAATAGATAGCGTTGTGAGCCTAAGCTTATTTTTTGTAGGAGGAGTGTGAAACATTGGTACATACGGCCAAAACCATAGTTTGGTAAGCCATTCCAGACTGTTCCAGCACAAAATTATGTCTGCTTTGAGCTATATTAAACCTGAGTTGTGCTGATTTCTGCTGGTGTAAATGTAGGCACAGAGCCCTGGAGACAGGAAGTCACCCAGGCAGAAAGCAGT encodes:
- the MED4 gene encoding mediator of RNA polymerase II transcription subunit 4 translates to MRSRSLPLSRWRRCLPPVRGWMRWGRSASVMAAAAAAAGGGGERSSTRERLLAALEDLELLARELIEILAISRNQKLPQPGEESQILELLIQRDGEFQELMKLAVDQGKIHHEMQLLEKVVEKRDNDIQQLQKQLKEAEHILATAVYQAKEKLKSIEKARKGAISSEEIIKYAHRISASNAVCAPLTWVPGDPRRPYPTDLEMRSGLLGQMNNPSTNGVNGHLPGDALAAGRLPDVLAPQYPWQSSDMSMNMLPPNHSNDFMLEPPGHNKENEDDVEVMSTDSSSSSSDSD